Proteins from one Cryptomeria japonica chromosome 4, Sugi_1.0, whole genome shotgun sequence genomic window:
- the LOC131875126 gene encoding factor Xa inhibitor BuXI-like, which translates to MAMPSNGEKRNKMLLDTEGDPLEAELNYFIMVVGEGNGRGLALTKTCPQYVVQDKHGDGLPMLFHPICNQNTSVFLGNTAVHVAISGPSICGNDTGGDGWSMERVSKINQTLVKISSGEGQSFRISKIGDNEYGLFWCPAVICHPGIGLGPSCIGLGIHNGFGVVAGGLQPRRVQFKKFTS; encoded by the coding sequence ATGGCGATGCCATCAAATGGAGAGAAGAGAAATAAGATGCTATTAGACACAGAAGGTGATCCTCTGGAAGCGGAGCTGAATTACTTCATTATGGTGGTGGGagaaggcaatggaagaggactTGCTCTTACTAAGACTTGTCCGCAATACGTTGTGCAGGATAAACATGGAGATGGGCTTCCTATGCTATTCCATCCCATTTGCAATCAAAACACCTCGGTATTTCTAGGCAATACAGCCGTGCATGTTGCAATCTCTGGACCATCTATTTGTGGGAATGATACCGGAGGTGATGGGTGGTCCATGGAGAGGGTATCTAAAATTAACCAAACTTTGGTTAAAATAAGTTCAGGGGAGGGGCAGTCGTTCAGGATCTCCAAAATAGGAGACAATGAATATGGGCTCTTTTGGTGTCCAGCAGTGATTTGCCACCCAGGGATTGGGCTTGGCCCTTCCTGCATCGGCCTTGGCATTCATAATGGGTTTGGGGTCGTTGCAGGAGGTTTGCAGCCCCGGCGTGTGCAATTCAAGAAATTCACTTCCTAG